One segment of Streptomyces sp. NBC_01463 DNA contains the following:
- a CDS encoding YceI family protein, giving the protein MFGRWLGNKGATGAVRGSALAGLAVPDSAGVLSCRVLDPVNEAVQQAEFVVTDAAGRKIVGGETDPYGHVLATVPAGEYRVAVTAEGFTPFHGSAAVTEGGHAGLGDVMLQVSAPPQLPDPGEWEIEPMHSQIGFTARHIGMARIHGRFNTFAGAVRIADRMENSAMHVIVDAASIDTNVQMRDDHLRSGDFLDVGRYPTLEFYSDRFVHRGGTRWGVSGALTLHGVSRTVMLDTQYLGLGNGLEGETRAACRATTELHREDFTLTWQTMLARGIAAVGSSISIDMDIQIVPKS; this is encoded by the coding sequence ATGTTCGGCCGTTGGCTCGGAAACAAAGGAGCGACGGGTGCGGTACGCGGCAGCGCCCTCGCCGGTCTTGCCGTACCGGACTCCGCGGGTGTCCTCAGCTGCCGGGTGCTCGACCCGGTCAACGAGGCTGTCCAGCAAGCCGAGTTCGTGGTCACGGATGCTGCGGGGCGCAAGATCGTCGGCGGCGAGACGGACCCGTACGGCCATGTCCTCGCCACCGTCCCGGCGGGGGAGTACCGAGTGGCCGTCACGGCGGAGGGCTTCACCCCGTTCCACGGTTCGGCCGCGGTGACCGAGGGCGGTCACGCGGGCCTGGGCGATGTGATGCTCCAGGTCTCCGCGCCCCCGCAGCTGCCCGACCCGGGCGAGTGGGAGATCGAGCCGATGCACTCCCAGATCGGGTTCACGGCCCGTCACATCGGGATGGCCCGCATCCACGGCCGGTTCAACACCTTCGCGGGCGCGGTCCGGATCGCCGACCGCATGGAGAACTCGGCCATGCACGTGATCGTCGACGCCGCCTCGATCGACACGAACGTCCAGATGCGCGACGACCACCTGCGTTCGGGCGACTTCCTCGACGTCGGCCGCTATCCGACACTGGAGTTCTACAGCGACCGATTCGTCCACCGGGGCGGCACCCGCTGGGGTGTGAGCGGCGCGCTCACCCTGCACGGGGTGAGCCGTACGGTCATGCTGGACACCCAGTACCTCGGCCTCGGCAACGGCCTGGAGGGCGAGACCCGCGCCGCGTGCCGCGCCACCACGGAGCTGCACCGCGAGGACTTCACCCTCACCTGGCAGACGATGCTCGCCCGTGGCATCGCGGCGGTCGGTTCCAGCATCTCCATCGACATGGACATCCAGATCGTCCCGAAGAGCTGA
- the holA gene encoding DNA polymerase III subunit delta produces the protein MATRRNSTDDPLAPLTLAVGQEDLLLDRAVQQVVAAARASDADTDVRDLSSDQLQPGTLAELTSPSLFAERKVVIVRNAQDLSADTIKDVKKYLDDPVEEITLMLLHAGGAKGKGLLDAARKAGAREVACPKTTKPAERLSFVRGEFRTLGRSATPEACQALVDSIGSDLRELASAVSQLVADVEGTIDEAVVGRYYTGRAEASSFTVADRAVEGRAAEALEALRWSLSTGVAPVLITSALAQGVRAIGKLSSARGGRPADLARELGMPPWKIDRVRQQMRGWTPDGVAVALRAVADADAGVKGGGGDPEYALEKAVVAVARAARTGR, from the coding sequence ATGGCCACCAGAAGGAATTCCACCGACGACCCGCTCGCCCCCCTCACGCTCGCCGTGGGGCAGGAGGACCTGCTCCTGGACCGTGCCGTGCAGCAAGTGGTGGCGGCGGCCCGCGCCTCCGACGCCGACACGGACGTCCGGGACCTCAGTTCCGACCAGCTTCAGCCGGGCACCCTCGCCGAGCTGACGAGCCCCTCGCTCTTCGCTGAGCGCAAGGTGGTGATCGTGCGCAACGCGCAGGACCTCTCCGCCGACACGATCAAGGACGTCAAGAAGTACCTCGACGACCCGGTCGAGGAGATCACCCTCATGCTGCTGCACGCGGGCGGCGCCAAGGGCAAGGGGCTGCTCGACGCGGCACGCAAGGCCGGGGCGCGGGAGGTCGCCTGCCCGAAGACCACCAAGCCCGCCGAGCGGCTCTCCTTCGTGCGGGGCGAGTTCCGGACGCTGGGCCGGTCCGCGACCCCCGAGGCGTGCCAGGCGCTGGTCGACTCCATCGGCAGCGATCTGCGGGAGCTGGCGAGCGCGGTCTCGCAGCTCGTCGCGGATGTCGAGGGCACGATCGACGAGGCCGTCGTCGGGCGCTACTACACGGGGCGGGCCGAGGCGTCGAGCTTCACGGTCGCCGACCGGGCGGTCGAGGGGCGGGCGGCGGAGGCGCTGGAGGCCCTGCGCTGGTCGCTGTCGACCGGAGTGGCCCCCGTGCTGATCACCAGCGCGCTGGCCCAGGGCGTCCGGGCGATCGGGAAGCTCTCGTCGGCGCGCGGTGGGCGTCCGGCGGACCTCGCCCGGGAGCTGGGCATGCCGCCCTGGAAGATCGACCGGGTGCGTCAGCAGATGCGGGGGTGGACGCCGGACGGGGTCGCGGTGGCGCTCCGGGCGGTCGCGGACGCGGATGCGGGTGTCAAGGGCGGCGGGGGCGATCCGGAGTACGCGCTGGAGAAGGCCGTGGTCGCGGTGGCGCGGGCCGCACGGACGGGGCGGTAG